The Cryptomeria japonica chromosome 2, Sugi_1.0, whole genome shotgun sequence region atgatgaatttgttgaAGATAAGCACTTGTCTTATTTTGAAGAGGCCAACACTCTGAAAACAACTTTCGAATTAGTAAGACTTCTTCAAGCTACTCCCTATTACAAGTATAATCACCTAGCTATGATCCAAATTCCCAACATCATTGGACACCATTTGCACATTAAGTGTCTCATCACCCTCATAAAGCTATGATGTTGAAATTCCACAGTTAGGATCTCCTCTAAACTATTGGACATCAATTCTCACATTATGTCTCATAACCCCAATGAGATATTTTTTCTATCCACAAGCACCTCAAACTATTAGGCATCTTACTATTTGTTAGTTCATCAGAGCTTAGTGTGAAAGATATACAAGAGCCTCGCCTATCACAATCAAAAAAAGGATGGAAAAGAGAATGTTTGGGAAACTTAAAGAATCAATAAATATAGTTGTTGAAGAACCACCGGATATTAATAGTGATGCCCTCATAAAGCTATGATGTTGAGATTCTAAAGTTAGGATCTCCCCTAAACTATTGGATATCAATTCTCACATTATGTCTCATAACCCCAATGAGATATAATTTTTTCGATCGACAAGCACCTCAAACTATTGGGCATCTTACTATTTATTAGTTCATCAGAGCTTGGTGTGATAGATATGCAAGAGCCTCACTCATCGCTATCAAAAAAGGATGGAAAAGAGAATGTTTGGGAAATTTGAAGAATCGATAAATATAGTTGTTGAAGAACCACTGGATATCAATAGTGATGCTGATTTCATTGAAGATGAGACACTTATCCTATTTTGAAGAGGCCGACACTTTGAAGCCAAGGAGGGATGCAGTAAAGAATAATTAATTGGTCAATAGTCTTAAGTGCTTCTGATTCAAAGAAACAATACCTCAATGGGGTTATGAGACATACATGTGAGGATTCATATTCAATAGTTCAAGGGAGATCTTAAATCTAAAAGTTCAACATCATACCTTTACGAGGGTCATGAGACACTTAATGTGCAAATGGTGTCCAATGATGTTGAGAACTTGGATTATAATTATGTTACTATAACAAAAAGCAACTTGAAAAAATCTTACTAGCTCAAGACAACTTCTGCATAGtatattttatattgtttttgatgcaagagcatccctggttcttggcaatcttcaatcaaccaaaaatatttattttctgttttgcagtttcaacatttcattctgcattttctagaattggctcatcggatcttgaggagttggattttgcttgagggcTTAATCATCTACTTTATTCTTAAaccgcagagcatttggatcattttccggcaagttatcactatcggttgcctggacctatttgcatttgtaatctaccggAATCTATCGGATCGCTTCCATAGCTTGCGAAGCCCTAagcgttgattccaatgttccttggcgggTGGCCGACCTTtcctttgatccgcacttcatcctttgaattttccaaaggaatctctttggcaaaggctgaccttgttgtttttacacattaagtcttgttcttcggcatttgatcccttttgggctgaccggatccccttgggattgtataaatcattataattgagcattagaatgcagatcagttaagatatagaacatagaaaaTAGAACataagatttgaggtcctggttggTGACCtattctgtaattaagcatgttttagcataCTTGTGCTGTGTATGTGTCATCAGCATGTCAATAAGGAGCTTAGACATTCCTGTTAGTCTTAATTTGCTCACTAGTCTTCTCTAATTTGATGTCAAATTCCTTAGCAGAATTATAGCACAATTATTTGCTGTTAAGTTCTCTGTTCTTGTTTTTAATTTATATTGCTTGGTCTTATGGAACATTAGTAAAAGCTTTCATTTCAGTTCACAAATGTAATAGCATAGTCGGTACTTAATTATGCTGCCATACAGTAAATGCTTTACAAGCCTCGATTGTTGACAAAGCTTCCAACTCCTCAACATAAAAGCAGAAGTGCATTTTCATTATTCATCCAACCCTTGAGCGCCACATTCATTGCTTTTTCCAATACATGTCCAATATAGGCTGAGATTATTGCTCAATCCTACAGTTCTCTGCCTTTCATTTTCAAATAAAAATTAAGTTGCTGGCACTCTAGCAGTAGTAGCACACACAATACCTGAAACTTGAAATTCTTTTAGCTTAAGCATTCATCGTTTGAAGGACGAGAATAATTAAAAGATTTCAGAGATCATTTTCAGAAAACAAATTGATCATAGATTTTCAGATTTTCACAGTGGGACATTTTGCTTTGATTTTTCTGGATGTACCTTTTAAAAATTCGATCGATTACAGGCACACCAAAAAGatccaacaaaaaaaaatgaatacatCTAGATGCTATCAGACTGATCGGCATTTAAAGCTGCTCATAAATCCTTTAACACAAGGAGCGTAGAATTAATTGAAGAAATGAAACTTCTAAAACAAAAATTGTAAGCATTAACAAAAATCCATCAGCACATATTAGAAAGGGTGAAATAAAATGCCGGCAATAACATGAAACCTCTTTATCAATTTCTTTCTTTTCCTGACAAATCTTTGCCCAAAGTGGAACATTTCAGGATTTTTTGATTGCCAGTCATAAAAAGTGTGAAAATTTTCCATTTACAGCTATAATTATCTTTGACTACAAAAATATCTCCATTAGGATCACAACTATCTCCACTAAAAAATAAGTCATCTAGTAAAAAGAAATCAAACGTGTATATCGATTCTCTACAAATAGAAATCATATTGTCCGATttctaaaacaaaaaaattataagcATTAACAAAAATCCATCAGCACATTAGAAAGGATGAAATAAAATGTCGGCAATAACATGAATCCTCTTTATCAATTTCTTTCTTTCCCTTACAAATCTTTGCCCAAAATGGAACATTTCTGGACTTTTTTGATTGCCAatcataaaaaatatgaaaattttcCTTTTACAGCTATAATTATCTTTGACTACAAAAATATCTCCATTAGGATCACAACTACCAATCTCCACTAAAAAATAAGTCATCTAGTAAAAAGAAATCAAACGTGTATCTCGATTCTCTACAAATAAAAATCATATTGTCCGATTCCTGGAAGGCTGGATTATATATACTAGAGAAAACCTCCGAGATCAATAAAGCAAATCAAATCGTGGTACTTTTCTATGAATGCAATGAGTCACGCCTGCTTGCATAGCAAATAATGAGTCCTCCGAGATCAATCAGCAAATACATTTTTATGAATGCAATGAATCACGCCTGCTTGCATAGCAAATAATGTATCTGACACACGAGGTTATGATGAGTTCAGGATAATCTAGATTTACATTTCAGACATATTAAATGATGATTGTAGGGAGTGGAAACTATCCAATACGACAGTCGATACATGTTCAAAGGTGAACATAATGGCATATATATGGATACACCTGCGTACTGGTTTTTATTCCTACTTTCTGTGAGAATCATCAAGAATAGATATTTGATAACTTAATGAATGATCCATCCCAGAAAGGCTGATCTTTAGTCTCCAAGATACTTCACTCAGCAATAGATAAATAATTATTCACGGTCAAAACACTTCCAAATGGGAACTAGAATAGAGCACAAATAGTATATGTCAACATAGTAGAAAGCTGGAACTCAATTTATAAATTGCAACTCTGCATACACACAATAGCTGCATCAAAATATTAAAGGCCCAGACTGTCGAAACCTTTCAATTAGTTAACTAATGAAAAAAATCCAGTACACCAAGAAAACTCAGACAAATTCTGCCAAGCCACCCTGGGCTAATGTTTGACcaaatttgataatattgtgaattaGATAATAACTAGGACCCAGTAATACTTCCACAGAGAGAAGTGCTTTATATGGTCACAGCTGCATAAAAATGCAAGCATGCATTATGACTATTAATATGTCTTTTGAAATATTATACTTATACCCAAATATAAATCTAAAACACCTTAATACTGTTTCAGTCCTGCCAGATGCCAGATTACTAATTGGAAACCCAGATCTGAACTAATGATTGCAGACGGACTCTGCAGCTTACATGACCTGGCCAGCTTTTTTATATAAATTACACAACTATTGGCAAGTGCAACTCACTCCATCACACCCTGCTGATTTGCCTCCATTCTTTTCACTTTTTGCTGAAGCGCCTTCACATACTGAATGGCTTCATCCAAAACAACAGCAGTCTCCATGCCATTTCCACCAGGAATTATACTTCTCAGGTGTTCCACAGTTCTTTTAATATTTTCATTCCTTGATTTCTTACACGAAGCTGATATTGAAGTTAAGCGTTTGAAAGTTTGGAATTGTTCATTACCACTGATTTTGGAGCTACATTCATCAGACTTGCCGTAGGATCTATGACCACACAATAGATCATCATTGTAGTTACCATCTTCAACATTCTCAAGAGATTTCTTATCTTCAACATTGTCAAGATATTCTGGTACAACAACAGGCTCCCAACTTGAGGTGTCAACAACAGAAATATCGTGAGGAAGAGATTTTTCATTGATCATTAACTTTTCAAAAGGTTCTTTGGCGGGGGCAGGTATGAGATTAACCTCATCTTCTACACATTCCCTAGTGTCAATCCTCCGCCGCTTCACGGAAATGCAACTAGTTACATCTACTAAATCTTCTTCCACATAATTGTCTCCATCATTTCCAGTTATATCACTTGGAGAGTGCCCTGTGCTACTCTCATCATCATCAGAGCTTAGCAAAGCTTCCAGATCTTCAGTATCCTCATGCATTTCACTGTAAGAGCTTGGAGCTTTTTCTTGCCTCAATACATGGTAACTCGCCCTGCTAGTACTTTCCACCTCCCCCTCCACAGACTCTGGAATTAATTCATCGCCAAAATTGCCAAGAGAAATAGAGTTCCATCTAGATGCCCTTGTCTTTTGCAATGCTGCAAAAGCCAAGGCCACCACAGTTTCCTCATTTTCGTGACAACCAGCCTTCCAGTCTAAGTAGTTGCCTTCAGTAGGTAATAATTTGGAACTCGTTATTACTTCTTTTCTGTCCATGTTCGGAGAATCAATCTCTTTCATAGAGTACTGGGTTGGGTGGAAAATGATACGGCCCGTACTTCCTGTCTGGTCAAACAATATAAATCTTTTTTGATATGATGCAGAAGAGCCAAGATTCATTTTCTCAGGATGCAGGCCACTGCATGCCCCCAAATCCTCCACACTTACCCCATGGTCCCGATCTCTGGATACAGAAGCTTCTAGTTTTAAGAATGGTGCCGAGGATTCCAGTGCTTGGGGAAAATGACTTTCTTCAATCCCATTAACCACTCTGTACTCTTCGGCAGAAGAAGCTACAGACCCACCATCGACACCAACAGATTTTGGTTTTGTATAGCCCTCAGCATAAAACATCTGAGAGTTTGGATAACTCGGGCTTATCAAAGTGGTCGACTTAAATGCCTCAAAGAAAAAGGCTGCCTGTGACaggggcttcagacttgtcaaatcTGGTACAACGTAGTTTTCAGGTTGCATGCAGGGCACTGTAGGACCTAAGCCGAGCTTTTCTGATCCCTGCCATGGCAGATTCAGACAGTATGTAGCCTTTTTTTGATTATCCATTAAATGAAACAGTTCCTGGTACTAATCAACAAAAAGTGACAATCTTCGGCTGCCAGAACACATGTACTACAATTGTCAAAAAGAGATCAAGTGTCACTTCTGAACTATAATTTATAAGTAAAGTTTTTAAGACTACCGAATAATTTACATATACATACCAGCTAGTATGTATTCCAATGCGCGAAGATTGCAGACATTTATAATGTACAGTATCTCAAGTTCCAGCTTGAGGAGGGTAACCGCATTATCCCACCCATTTTTTCTTCATACTACATTCACTTTTGCTTGATGAGGATAACTAGCGTATTCAAAAACTGGCAAAAACACTAAAGATGCCAACCCTTCTACGTTACAGGCTTCAGCAACTGACGAAAATACTCAGCCTGTAAACCAGAAGAATTCAAATGAGGATAGGAAAATTAAAAATGTCCGCCATGCATAAAACTTCTGATGCATCCCTGACCGGTTTTAAATTCTTTTACAGAATATATTGGCTTTAAAAGCATGTAATATTACGAGCAAAGAAAAACTAAAGTTCCAATTTTTTTAACTGACCACCGAAATCAAGAAAGATAAATCGTGTTGCAGAATACCCAATGATGATTATGAAACAATTTAACTTATACCatcaaaaaccacttttttgacagAAATAAGAAACGAGTGAAGAAAGGTCAAGCATAAATGTCCATCAAGGTGAAATCATGAAAGCCTTCGACACAGATATCAATAACTAGAACTATGATGCCGGTAGCGCTATTTCCTGTCACAGAACACAGTGACGCTTAACGACTCAAATTCCATTCAGTGTTTGATGCATTGTTCAGTCTACAGAGCCTACCGCAACAGAAATTAGACGGTAGATAGCAAAATCCAACTTCAAAAAGTATTGCCAACAGTAAGTAGTGAAAATCTGGAGCCTCGTAACACCAACGATGCAAAACGGCAAGGAGAACACGTAGACTAAAAAGGCTAAATAAAGTAGATCGCTCATCATGACGTTCACAAGTTTTCTATGAACATTAATATGACAAAATAAGACAATACACGCACATCCTCACGTATGCAGATTGCAGTACAGCATTATTCATTAAACCCCAATATTTATGAGATCTTATTAACTATCGGTATTAATGAGATCTTATCAACTCAAGCCATAGCAACTCAATTGGCCCAAACGACAGAACCCAGATCGATACAGATGATCTTGCAAATATATAGATCTACAATAGTAAAGGCACGTTAGGGTATTTGTCTTCAATTATGCACAAGTCATTCCAGCGAAACAGAACGGAATTAGACCATTTCGGGAAAGATAACTGGGCATGGAAATACACATCGCCCAAATGAAAAACAACTTTTGTATGCAACCTCCCAGAAAGCGCAAACGGCGGAAAATCGTGAGATATACCCAAAACGGAAATAAAGATTGGGAAATAAACAGACCAAACAGCATTGAACTCATATTTGGGATAATTATGAACATTGGGCAACTCCAAATTAACCGGAAACAAGTGTAGGCGAAGGATAAATTCAGCCATGTAGGGAAACGGCCGTAATAATGAGATTTCCCAGCGTCCAGTTTGAGAAGAAATGTAATAATGAAAAAGAATCACCAACCTGACAATCTTGCAATGGTTGAAAGCACGCTATAACTCTGACAACAATGGTAGCATTCCCCGCAACACCGCACTCATGTTTCAATGCACGGAATCTCGTTTGGCTAGCTGCTTGGCACACCATACCTTCTATCACCCCTTTCCACCAATTCTCTCTATCCCTACACCGCCGTCTTTGCACCACACCACAACTGTACCCTTCAAACCCTAAAACAGATCCCCACAAACCCCAAACAGACTCCTCACTCACAAAACCGACAGCAAAGCAAAAACAATAGAATCCGCCAACAAACAGGAAACCAAACAACCGAGTCCAACAAGCCGCCCTGCAAGCACTCTACGAATGCCGAAAAAAGAACCGAGAATGCCTGAAACAAGAAGCAAAAACCCCTTCTTGAGGATTACAACTCAGCTAACCCTACAGAAGGAGCGAGGGAGAATGATAACCGACTTAGCATCCATAAGTAAAATCTAGAACAAGACTTAAACAAAAACAGCAATGGATATTCATGCTCCTCCTCCTTTACAGAATAACTCTGCAGAACACATTCAGTAAAACAGCAGTTCTGTAGATGTCCACTGCAATACACGGCCACCGCATCCTCAAGCCAACATCAAATCACCAAACCTCTCCAATTAGCCCTCCAAAGCAGGGACAGAAGGCCAAAGACAaagaaaaaacacaaggaaaagcCCTAAAAACCACTGCAACAGAGCGAATCCAAACCTAGACAACCCAAAAACCAAAATTTATCAATACACAAAATCTAGCAACACTCTCTGCATCTTTCCACAGGGCTTTGTGAGGGGAACAAGTAATTTTGCAGAATGGAAACAATTTACAAAAGGGTTAAAGGGTGACAGTTATGCAGGCAAGCGTCAATGCCGGTTGACCCGCTATGACAGTGCTTTGAGATCTGAACCCTGGGGTTGGGTTACCATTTAACCAGAAAGCGAAGTTCATTAATTTTTTAATTCGAATTATTGGTGGCGTGATGAAATAAAAAGAGTATCGCGCTTGGGCACGCCTGGGCCTGGTTTTGTTTTGTCAAAAGCGGATTTTTATTCCCCACCCTGgtctataataatttttttatacgAACCCTAATTTAAAAATCTGATCAAAGCGTGTGTTGTTATTAGTGTTGTTGAATATTTTTTCCATCAATCTGGATTCCACTCTCCATTCTTGAGTGGATTGGGTGGGCTCTACCTGAAATGGCTTAATTATGCTACCCTAGGCCGGAGAGGGTTCACGTGTGGCTCCCCTTAACCCTAACAACTTCCTTTTCCTCTGTCTATTCAAATCATGCCACATGCATCTTCAATCCATTGTACTTCTCTCTTTCATTCATTTTTTCCCTTCAAAGTTCATGTATACATCTAAATTAGAAATCGTCTTTTGACTATGTTATCATGAGTACAaggttcatctttttcttcaaagtTTGTGTATACATTTAAATTAGAAATGAGTCCTTGACTATGTCATCATGAGTACAGATTCCAGTCTGTCTATGTTATGTCATGAGTATGGGTTCCACTATGTCAAAGCCATCCAAGGATTGACCCTAGCCCAAGCATACTTGTAGGAGATTTGAACCTTGGTTGATAACGTTAACAAAAAACATACCACTAAACTCAATCGATCGATTTTTTCTTCAAAGTTCAAGTATACATTTAAATTAGAAATTGTCTTTTGACTACGATGTCATGAGTACAAGGTCCATCTTTTCCTTCAAATTTTGTGTATACATGTAATTAGAAATCGGCCTTTGATTATATCATCATGAGTACGGATTTCAAATTATGTTATGTCATGAGTATGGGTTCTAGTTTGTCAAAGTCATTCAAGGATTGACCCTAACCCAAGCATACTTATAGGAGATTAGAACCTTGGTTgataacataaacaaaaacataCTCCTAAACTCAATCAATTGATTTTTTTCTTCAAAGTTCATGTATACATTTATATTAGAAATGGTCTTTTGACTATGTTGTCATGAGTACAAGGTCcatcttttccttcaaagtttgtGTATGCATTTAAATCAAAAATTGGTCCTTGACTATGTTATCATGAGTATAGATTCCAATTTGTCTATGTTGTCATGAGTATGGGTTCTAATCTATCAAAGTCATTCAAGTATTGACCCTAACCAAGGCATACTTATAGGAGATTTGAACTTTGCTTGATAATGTAAACAAAAATACATACTACTAAACTCAATCCATTGATTGTTGTCTTCAAAGTTTGTGTATACATTTAAATTAGAAATTGCCCCTTTACTATGTCATCATGAGTACGGATCTTAGTGTATCTATGCTGTCATGAGTATGGGTTCCAATCTCTAAAAGTCATTCAAGGATTGAACCTAGCCCAAGCATACTTATATGAGATTTGAGCCTTGGTTGATAATGTAAACAAAGAATGCACTACCATTCAATTGAACTACAATCATTCAATGTTGGTAGATAGGTATAATCAAGGAACATTTTGTCATGCTACCTAAAAGTTGCAATCCTatgatattgttttgttttttttgttagtTGGATTTGTTTCTACAATCTTatgatattgttttgtttttttgttagtTGGATTTGTTTAGTTAGTGGTCCAATTCAAATTATGGTATTTATATAATTGTTTATTCAAACTCATTGACCTATATAATGCAAAGAATTAAAAACTTCATTAAATATCTTGTATTTAAATTGTGTAGAAATTTTTGTATTGAAATTTATGATCCAGATGTCTAAAAGAATAAAAATTATCttctatttaaatttaaatttgaaaattgagTATGAGTGGTGCCCTTTGAAGACATAATTCATTGTCATGTATTTCTTTGTTTGTGTCTATTGTCATAGATCTCGGTTTCTTGATCTAGTCTCTTGTACCAATCCTAACTCAAAAAGAACCAAATCAACACTTCCCCTTGATCTAGTCATGGGCATAACC contains the following coding sequences:
- the LOC131051357 gene encoding uncharacterized protein LOC131051357; amino-acid sequence: MDNQKKATYCLNLPWQGSEKLGLGPTVPCMQPENYVVPDLTSLKPLSQAAFFFEAFKSTTLISPSYPNSQMFYAEGYTKPKSVGVDGGSVASSAEEYRVVNGIEESHFPQALESSAPFLKLEASVSRDRDHGVSVEDLGACSGLHPEKMNLGSSASYQKRFILFDQTGSTGRIIFHPTQYSMKEIDSPNMDRKEVITSSKLLPTEGNYLDWKAGCHENEETVVALAFAALQKTRASRWNSISLGNFGDELIPESVEGEVESTSRASYHVLRQEKAPSSYSEMHEDTEDLEALLSSDDDESSTGHSPSDITGNDGDNYVEEDLVDVTSCISVKRRRIDTRECVEDEVNLIPAPAKEPFEKLMINEKSLPHDISVVDTSSWEPVVVPEYLDNVEDKKSLENVEDGNYNDDLLCGHRSYGKSDECSSKISGNEQFQTFKRLTSISASCKKSRNENIKRTVEHLRSIIPGGNGMETAVVLDEAIQYVKALQQKVKRMEANQQGVME